TTGGCGGTCAGTTTCCGCAGCGCCTTGATGGTGTCTGGAAACTCCTCTTGCTCCCGGTGCAGGTCGAGCAGGTAGCGCTCGGCCCCGGCGCGGGCCAGGACCCCGCCCACGGCGTAGGAGTGGCCGTCATCCTCGGCGGTGAGGTCGCCCTTGGTGAAGGGCAGGTCCCAGGACTGGATGACGCGGGTAAAGCCGCCGGGAAGGGTAACGACCTCGCAGAGGTGGATCGTGCCGTCTGCCTTCTTGACCGGGACCGGGGGGAGGTTGGCGCCCGCCGGTTGCCAGAAGCGGAAGTAGTAGCGCTTGAAGAGCCCGCCCTCGTCGGGGCTCGGCTCTTGGATGTACTGCCCCGCGTAGCCGTAGGTCCCCAGGCGCTTCTTCATCTTCTTGTGCTCGGCCTCCCCCTCCCGGGCCTCGTGGAGGTAGGTGCCGGCGTCGATGTCGACGCCCGTGACCGCTTCGCCCTCGCCGCCGATCTGCCGGGGCCGGAAGAAGTCGAACACGGCGGGCCGCTCGAAGTAGCCGGGGATCTTGAGGTGGGTCCACTCGCCCTCGCCCTCGAGCTCGCCCTCGAGCAGATGCCCCGTCAGGTCGAGCTCGTGGAGGCGCTGCATGATGACGATGATGACGCCGTTCTTCTTGTCGTTGAGGCGGTTGTAGAAGGTCCCGTCGAACCAGGTGTTGGCGTTCTTCCGCTCCTTGAACGACGCGGCCTGCTTGGGGTTGACGGGGTCGTCGACGATGAGGATGTTGCCGCCGCGGCCCGTCTGGGTTCCGCCTACGCCCACGGCGATCCGGTGGCCGCGTTGCGTGGTGACGAACATCGACTGGGTATCCTTCCCCATCCGATCGCGGGCGCCCGCGACGCGAGTGTCGGGGAAGACCTCCTGATACCACTCCTGCTCCATGAGGAAGCGCGTGGCGATGCCGTGCTCCTGCGCCAGGTCCCCCGAGTAGGAGGCGCACATAAAGCGCTCGCTGGGGTCGTTGCCCAGGACCCAAGCGGGGAAGGCGATCGTCGCCGTCATGCTCTTCAGGTAGCGCGGGACGATGTTGACGATGAGGCGCTTGATCTCACGTCGGGCGCAGGCCTCGAGGTGGTCGGCGACGGCGTCGATGTGCCAGTTCCAGAGGAGCTTGGTGTTGGGGTCCAGCGTGCGGAAGGCGTAGCGCGTAAACGTGGACAGGCCCGCCCGGATCTGCGGGATGTCACGCTCGAACTTCCGGCGGTCGACCTGCTCGCGTGCGAGCTCGGAGAGCAGACGCAGGTCTGCATGGTCGAGCTTCCTCGACGCGCTGCGGAGCGCCTTGAGCCCGTCCGGCCCCAAGACCTTCGCAGCCTGCGGCAGGATCTCAGTCGGTATTCCCAGCCCCACTCTTGCTCCCCATAATCATCTCCCCCAGCGCGGCCAGAGCGAGCAGCTCCTCGTCGCTGAGTTTCGAGAGGTCGATGATCGGCGCGCCGTCCTTGCCGGTGATCTCGTGAGCGCTCGGCGCGTTGAGCCCGATGAGCTTCGCCTCGCGCTCGTCGATCTTGACGACGGCGTAGATCGCCTTGGTGTCCCCCTTGCGGGCTCGTGCCCAGACCGAAGCCCTCATATCGTCGAGGCGCTGGAGCTGGAGCTCGAGGAGCTCTTCCGCCGGCTCCCTGGTGATCTCCCGAAGCGCGGTCTGGACCGCCTTGTGCGCGGCCCCCCGGTCGGCATAGCCCACTTGCTGGGCGATGATCTCGTAGGTGTAGCCGGCCTTCTTGAGCTCGAGGGCCTTGCGGCGCTTGTGCGCGGCTGCGACCGTGCGCTCGGTGACCTTCTTCGTCTTGGGGCGGCGGCGCGCTGGTTTCCCCTTCTTCGGGGCCGTCGCCGGGGCCTTGGTCTTCGCCATCTGTTGTCTTCCCCTAGCGTTGTCCTATCGTACCGGCAAGCCAGCAAGCCAGCAAGACAGGCATTTAGACGAGCCCTTTGGGACCCCCCTGGGTACAGACCCAAACGGGGCTCTTGCGCCCGCCTACGCAGAGGACGCGGCTGTGACCGAAGGCCTCGGCCAGGAGCGACTTGACCAGCCAGGAAGAGGCGACCCACCCCTTGGACGTGGTCGTTTTGCGGGGGTCCTCGGGGTAGTTGCAGAGCAGGAGCCCCCCAGGGCGCACGCAGCTCGCCGCCTGGTCGATGACGAGCTTCAGCGTCGGGGGGTTGGGCTGGACGTTGAGGACGTTCGAGAGGAGCACCGCGTCGTAGGCCCCGGGGATGATGTGCCGCTCGCTTCCCGGGTGCCACAGGTCGCAGCCCACGGCGTCGTAGCCCATCTCGCGGAGCTGGGCGACCTGGGCGGCGTAGCGCCCGCAGCCGAAGTCGAGGACCTTGGCCGGCGGCGGCAGCGTGCGAACCAGGACGCGGAAGGGAAGGGGGGCGATGCCCACGGCACCGCGGCCCCGGCTGGTGCGCTTGATCGCGTCGGTATCCATCACTCGGGGGTCCTTTCCTGGGTGAGTTCGAGGCTAAGTTCGAGGCTGGCGACCCCGATCGCGATAACGGCGAGGGCCCCGTGCTTGGCGACGAACGCCTTGACCTCGGCGACGAGCGCCTCGATTTTCGCCTGGTCCTCCGCGGGCAGGGTCGCCAGGTCGCGGCGCATCACTTCGAGTTGGAGCTGG
Above is a window of Deltaproteobacteria bacterium DNA encoding:
- the terL gene encoding phage terminase large subunit, with amino-acid sequence MGPDGLKALRSASRKLDHADLRLLSELAREQVDRRKFERDIPQIRAGLSTFTRYAFRTLDPNTKLLWNWHIDAVADHLEACARREIKRLIVNIVPRYLKSMTATIAFPAWVLGNDPSERFMCASYSGDLAQEHGIATRFLMEQEWYQEVFPDTRVAGARDRMGKDTQSMFVTTQRGHRIAVGVGGTQTGRGGNILIVDDPVNPKQAASFKERKNANTWFDGTFYNRLNDKKNGVIIVIMQRLHELDLTGHLLEGELEGEGEWTHLKIPGYFERPAVFDFFRPRQIGGEGEAVTGVDIDAGTYLHEAREGEAEHKKMKKRLGTYGYAGQYIQEPSPDEGGLFKRYYFRFWQPAGANLPPVPVKKADGTIHLCEVVTLPGGFTRVIQSWDLPFTKGDLTAEDDGHSYAVGGVLARAGAERYLLDLHREQEEFPDTIKALRKLTAKWPQAKAKIVEKKANGPALIATLRKIVSGIIGYEPRGDKYTRAFAHQPLFEAGNVIIPHPRLFPWVDDYIDELATFPNAKNDDCVDMTSQGLDYLDKIPEQKGANPDWL
- a CDS encoding methyltransferase domain-containing protein — translated: MDTDAIKRTSRGRGAVGIAPLPFRVLVRTLPPPAKVLDFGCGRYAAQVAQLREMGYDAVGCDLWHPGSERHIIPGAYDAVLLSNVLNVQPNPPTLKLVIDQAASCVRPGGLLLCNYPEDPRKTTTSKGWVASSWLVKSLLAEAFGHSRVLCVGGRKSPVWVCTQGGPKGLV